Proteins encoded together in one Marinobacter sp. Arc7-DN-1 window:
- the ribF gene encoding bifunctional riboflavin kinase/FAD synthetase, protein MRLIRGLTNLKKLSRREDSPLANGCVATIGNFDGVHLGHKTIIDQVRSKAEALGVPSMVMIFEPQPREFFQGSEAPPRLMGFRQKFEALLAEGIDIVLCLRFNQAFRSYSAMGFIEDILIQGLAVRHLVVGDDFRFGCDRAGDFALLKKVGKDAGFTVENTRTVTVDGERVSSTRVRELITVNGLEQAEALLGHPYRIRGRVVYGRQLGRQIGAPTANILLHRLPALQGVYVVAATLDDGAVYDGVANIGLRPTVDGKQPSLEVHLFDFAGTLYGQHLEVVFRHGLRDEEKFASVDELKEQITRDFEHARAWISEHGTVKSAH, encoded by the coding sequence ATGCGTCTGATCCGGGGCCTGACCAACCTGAAAAAGCTGTCCCGGCGGGAGGATTCTCCACTCGCCAACGGGTGTGTCGCCACCATCGGTAATTTTGACGGTGTGCATCTGGGCCACAAGACCATTATTGATCAGGTCAGGAGCAAGGCCGAAGCCCTTGGCGTGCCTTCCATGGTCATGATTTTCGAGCCCCAGCCCCGGGAGTTTTTCCAGGGTAGCGAGGCGCCGCCAAGGTTGATGGGGTTCCGGCAGAAATTTGAGGCCCTGTTGGCCGAGGGCATCGATATCGTGCTGTGCCTGCGCTTCAATCAGGCCTTCCGCAGTTACTCTGCCATGGGCTTTATCGAAGACATCCTGATTCAGGGGCTGGCCGTCCGGCACCTGGTGGTGGGGGACGATTTCCGCTTTGGCTGCGACCGGGCCGGGGATTTCGCCCTTCTAAAGAAAGTAGGCAAGGATGCAGGGTTCACGGTTGAGAATACCCGCACGGTAACGGTTGATGGCGAGCGGGTGAGCAGCACCCGTGTGCGGGAACTGATCACGGTGAACGGCCTGGAGCAGGCAGAGGCGCTGCTCGGACATCCATACCGCATCCGGGGCAGGGTGGTATATGGCAGGCAACTGGGGCGCCAGATCGGGGCGCCAACGGCGAACATCCTGTTGCACCGGCTACCAGCGCTGCAAGGGGTGTATGTGGTGGCGGCCACACTGGACGATGGCGCCGTGTACGATGGCGTTGCCAACATAGGCCTGCGGCCGACCGTGGATGGCAAGCAGCCGTCCCTGGAAGTGCACCTGTTTGACTTTGCTGGCACACTTTATGGCCAGCACCTGGAAGTCGTGTTCCGCCACGGCCTGCGGGACGAGGAAAAGTTCGCTTCCGTGGATGAACTGAAAGAACAGATTACCCGGGATTTCGAGCACGCCCGTGCGTGGATTTCGGAGCACGGCACTGTAAAAAGCGCGCATTGA
- the proB gene encoding glutamate 5-kinase encodes MTERLQLRQARRLVIKIGSALLTNDGRGLDVAALGLWVDQIAELVEEGVEVVVVSSGSVAEGMSRLGWTVRPEQLHELQAAAAVGQMGLVQTWEAQFKRHDIHTAQILLTHDDLSDRKRYLNGRSTLRALLDFGVVPIVNENDTVVTDEIRFGDNDTLGALVANLIEADGLIILTDQLGLFDKDPRKNANARLVTERKAGDHELDAMAGGGAGVLGRGGMMTKLRAARLAARSGAFTVIVGGRIEGVIGRLRQGDVIGTLLLPEQGRIAARKQWLASHLQTRGKLTLDDGAVKVVCLGGRSLLPVGVKGVVGQFRRGEMVSCVDQAGKEIARGLVNYDADEARAIAGRSSDRIAEVLGYSSGEEMIHRDNLVIV; translated from the coding sequence ATGACTGAACGCCTACAGTTGCGCCAGGCCCGCCGCCTGGTTATCAAGATCGGAAGCGCCCTGCTGACCAACGATGGCAGGGGGCTGGATGTGGCTGCTCTGGGCTTGTGGGTGGATCAGATTGCAGAGCTGGTCGAAGAAGGGGTGGAAGTGGTCGTGGTCTCCTCCGGTTCGGTGGCTGAGGGGATGAGCCGTCTTGGCTGGACAGTGAGGCCGGAGCAGTTGCACGAACTCCAGGCCGCCGCCGCGGTTGGGCAAATGGGATTGGTTCAGACCTGGGAGGCCCAGTTCAAGCGGCATGATATCCACACTGCCCAGATTCTCCTCACTCACGATGACCTCTCGGACCGCAAGCGATACCTCAACGGCCGAAGCACGCTCAGGGCGCTGCTCGACTTTGGCGTAGTGCCGATCGTCAACGAAAACGACACGGTGGTGACCGACGAGATTCGGTTCGGTGACAACGATACCCTTGGCGCACTGGTCGCTAACCTGATTGAGGCGGACGGCCTGATTATCCTGACTGATCAGCTTGGTCTGTTTGACAAGGATCCCAGGAAGAACGCCAATGCCCGGCTGGTCACTGAGCGCAAGGCTGGTGATCATGAGCTGGATGCCATGGCCGGAGGCGGGGCCGGTGTGCTGGGGCGGGGTGGCATGATGACCAAATTGCGTGCGGCTCGCCTGGCCGCCCGGTCTGGTGCGTTTACCGTTATTGTTGGTGGTCGTATCGAGGGGGTGATCGGCCGGCTGCGCCAAGGCGACGTGATTGGCACCCTGCTGCTCCCGGAGCAGGGCCGGATCGCTGCCCGCAAGCAGTGGCTGGCCAGCCATTTACAGACCCGGGGCAAGTTGACCCTGGATGACGGTGCGGTGAAGGTGGTGTGTCTCGGCGGGCGCAGCCTGCTTCCGGTGGGCGTAAAGGGTGTGGTCGGGCAGTTTCGCCGTGGCGAAATGGTGTCCTGCGTTGATCAGGCTGGCAAGGAGATTGCCCGGGGGCTTGTGAATTACGATGCCGACGAGGCCAGGGCGATCGCCGGTCGATCCAGTGACCGGATTGCCGAGGTTCTGGGCTACAGTTCCGGCGAGGAAATGATACACCGGGATAACCTCGTTATAGTGTAA
- the rpsT gene encoding 30S ribosomal protein S20: MANTPQAKKRARQNEKNRKHNASLRSMARTYMKKIQSKIEAGNYEEAQAAFQQAQPILDSMVNKGIFAKNKVARHKSRLSAKIKSLKSA; encoded by the coding sequence GTGGCAAATACCCCGCAAGCCAAGAAGCGCGCACGTCAGAACGAGAAGAACCGCAAGCACAATGCAAGCCTGCGTTCCATGGCTCGTACTTACATGAAGAAGATCCAGTCCAAGATTGAGGCCGGCAACTACGAAGAAGCCCAGGCTGCTTTCCAGCAGGCCCAGCCGATTCTGGACAGCATGGTCAACAAGGGTATCTTCGCGAAGAACAAGGTTGCTCGTCACAAGAGCCGCCTGAGCGCCAAGATCAAGTCTCTGAAGAGCGCGTAA
- the rpmA gene encoding 50S ribosomal protein L27, with protein MAHKKAAGSTRNGRDSESKRLGVKRFGGETVSAGSIIIRQRGTRFHAGSNVGIGKDHTLFAKADGQVKFEVKGPQSRKFVSIVPAA; from the coding sequence ATGGCTCATAAAAAAGCAGCAGGTAGTACCCGTAACGGTCGCGATTCCGAGTCGAAACGACTTGGTGTGAAGCGCTTTGGCGGTGAGACTGTTTCTGCAGGCAGCATCATCATTCGTCAGCGTGGCACCCGTTTCCACGCTGGTAGCAACGTTGGCATTGGCAAGGATCACACCCTGTTTGCGAAAGCAGACGGCCAGGTGAAGTTCGAAGTCAAAGGCCCGCAGAGCCGTAAGTTCGTGAGCATCGTTCCGGCTGCGTAA
- the rplU gene encoding 50S ribosomal protein L21 produces the protein MYAVIVSGGKQHRVKEGETLKLEKLEVETGGNVEFDRVLLIADGDKVQVGAPVVDGAKVTAEVVSHGRHDKIQIIKFRRRKHSMKRQGHRQWFTEVKITGIQG, from the coding sequence ATGTACGCAGTTATTGTCAGCGGTGGTAAGCAGCACCGTGTAAAAGAAGGCGAAACCCTGAAGCTGGAAAAGCTGGAAGTTGAAACCGGCGGTAACGTTGAGTTTGATCGCGTTCTGCTGATCGCCGATGGTGACAAGGTTCAGGTTGGTGCGCCGGTTGTTGATGGTGCCAAAGTGACTGCGGAAGTGGTTAGCCACGGCCGTCACGACAAGATTCAGATCATCAAGTTCCGTCGTCGTAAGCATTCCATGAAGCGTCAGGGCCACCGTCAGTGGTTTACTGAAGTAAAGATCACGGGTATCCAGGGCTGA
- the cgtA gene encoding Obg family GTPase CgtA translates to MKFVDEATIIVEAGKGGHGCLSFRREKYVPKGGPDGGDGGDGGSVYLEADESLNTLIDYRFQRKHKARNGEPGSGRNCTGTKGEDLVLPVPVGTTVVDMDTHEVLGDLTHAGQRLKVAQCGFHGLGNTRFKSSVNRAPRQTTKGSEGELRNLRLELKVLADVGLLGMPNAGKSTFIRSVSAARPKVADYPFTTLVPNLGVVSVQAHQSFVIADIPGLIEGAAEGAGLGIRFLKHLVRTRLLLHLVDVAPYDGSSPADAVRAIEHELEKFSETLANRPRWLVLNKVDMVAEEDRDAHCQAIVDELGWEGPVFRISALSGEGTRPLVQAVMRWIEEQAEEEAQNPEVAEREARRRRQMDEEARVRIEAERQARRAAREDDDDDDFDDDDYDVEVVYAPE, encoded by the coding sequence ATGAAATTCGTAGACGAAGCCACCATCATTGTGGAAGCCGGCAAGGGCGGTCACGGCTGCCTGAGCTTCCGGCGTGAAAAATACGTTCCCAAGGGCGGCCCCGACGGTGGCGACGGGGGCGATGGTGGTTCCGTGTATCTGGAAGCAGACGAGTCGCTCAATACATTGATTGACTACCGTTTCCAGCGTAAACACAAAGCCCGGAATGGTGAGCCAGGCTCCGGCCGCAACTGCACCGGTACCAAGGGTGAGGATCTTGTCCTGCCAGTGCCGGTGGGCACCACGGTTGTGGATATGGACACCCATGAGGTGCTCGGGGACCTGACCCATGCAGGGCAGCGTCTGAAGGTTGCCCAGTGCGGTTTTCATGGCCTTGGCAATACCCGCTTCAAGTCCTCGGTTAACCGTGCGCCCCGGCAGACCACCAAAGGCTCTGAAGGCGAGCTGCGCAACCTTCGGCTGGAGCTGAAGGTGTTGGCGGATGTCGGGCTGCTGGGTATGCCCAATGCCGGTAAGTCCACCTTTATCCGTTCGGTGTCGGCGGCCCGCCCGAAAGTGGCGGATTACCCCTTTACCACACTGGTGCCTAACCTCGGGGTCGTCAGTGTGCAGGCGCATCAGAGTTTTGTCATTGCCGACATCCCCGGCCTGATCGAGGGCGCAGCCGAGGGCGCCGGGCTCGGTATCCGGTTCCTCAAGCACCTGGTCCGCACCCGGCTTTTGCTGCACCTTGTGGATGTTGCGCCTTACGACGGATCTTCGCCGGCGGATGCCGTCCGGGCGATTGAGCATGAGCTTGAGAAGTTCAGTGAGACTCTTGCCAATCGGCCCAGATGGCTGGTGCTGAACAAGGTGGATATGGTGGCTGAGGAAGACCGCGATGCCCATTGCCAGGCCATCGTTGATGAGCTTGGCTGGGAAGGGCCGGTGTTCCGGATTTCCGCGCTTAGTGGTGAGGGCACCAGGCCGCTGGTTCAGGCGGTTATGCGCTGGATTGAAGAGCAGGCCGAAGAAGAGGCCCAGAATCCCGAGGTCGCTGAGCGGGAAGCCCGTCGCCGTCGACAGATGGATGAAGAGGCCCGGGTCCGTATCGAGGCGGAGCGTCAGGCTCGCCGTGCTGCCCGCGAGGACGACGATGACGATGACTTCGACGATGATGACTACGACGTCGAAGTGGTTTACGCGCCCGAGTAA
- the murJ gene encoding murein biosynthesis integral membrane protein MurJ, producing MSSEPESSPEQKQLPKAPGLLRSSGLVGIMTMLSRVLGLVRDMVIARYFGAGAGADAFFVAFKIPNFLRRLFAEGAFSQAFVPVLSSYRENQSHSDVQRLVNAVAGSLGLVLLGVTLVAILGAPVLTAVFAPGFLDDDVKFALTSEMLRITFPYLLLISLTAFAGGILNSYDRFAVPAFTPVLLNLAMIAAAIWLTPLMDEPVMALAWGVFIAGALQLFFQLPFLMRLGLLPRPRVDYRHEGVSRILKLMAPALFGVSVSQINLLLDTVLASFLQTGSVSWLYYSDRLAELPLGVFGIAIATVILPSLSRKHAAASADQFAATLDWAVRAVLLIGLPAALALVLLAEPLIATLFHYGEVADRDVAMSAQSLRAYSAGLLAFMLIKVLAPGFFAREDTKTPVKIGVIAMVANMVFNLILIFPLAHAGLALATSLSAWLNGYLLWRGLRKEGAWQSQPGWPRFLLQVLFANGALAAVILWLKAPVAVWLANGGYQRAADMAILVGAGVAIYFVALALAGVRVRHFRQR from the coding sequence ATGTCTTCGGAACCTGAATCATCTCCTGAGCAAAAGCAATTGCCTAAAGCGCCTGGCCTGCTCAGGTCGTCGGGACTTGTGGGCATTATGACCATGCTGTCCCGGGTGCTTGGCCTGGTCCGGGACATGGTGATTGCCCGCTATTTTGGCGCCGGTGCCGGGGCGGATGCTTTTTTTGTCGCCTTCAAGATTCCCAACTTTCTGCGCCGGCTGTTTGCCGAGGGCGCTTTTTCCCAGGCCTTCGTTCCAGTGTTGTCGTCCTACCGGGAAAATCAGTCCCACTCCGACGTGCAGCGGCTGGTCAATGCTGTGGCCGGTTCACTGGGTCTGGTGTTGCTGGGTGTAACACTGGTGGCGATCCTGGGAGCGCCGGTGTTGACGGCAGTTTTTGCGCCGGGGTTTCTTGATGATGACGTGAAGTTTGCCCTGACCAGCGAGATGCTGCGCATCACCTTCCCCTATTTATTGCTGATCTCCCTGACCGCCTTTGCCGGCGGCATACTGAACAGCTACGACCGGTTCGCTGTGCCGGCGTTTACCCCGGTTCTTCTGAACCTGGCCATGATTGCGGCGGCGATCTGGCTGACGCCACTGATGGACGAGCCGGTGATGGCGCTGGCCTGGGGGGTGTTCATTGCCGGTGCCCTGCAGTTGTTCTTCCAGCTGCCTTTTCTGATGCGCCTCGGCCTGTTGCCCAGGCCTCGAGTCGATTATCGCCACGAAGGTGTCAGCCGGATTCTTAAATTGATGGCGCCCGCCCTGTTCGGGGTATCGGTCAGCCAGATCAATCTGCTGCTTGATACCGTGCTGGCTTCCTTTCTTCAGACCGGCAGTGTCTCCTGGTTGTATTACTCCGACCGGCTTGCGGAACTGCCTCTTGGTGTATTTGGCATTGCCATTGCCACGGTGATTCTTCCAAGCCTGTCCCGCAAGCATGCGGCGGCATCGGCTGACCAGTTTGCGGCCACCCTGGACTGGGCAGTCCGTGCGGTCCTGTTGATTGGTTTGCCGGCGGCGCTGGCCCTCGTCTTGCTGGCGGAGCCGCTGATTGCCACCCTGTTTCACTACGGCGAAGTGGCCGACCGGGATGTGGCCATGTCGGCCCAGAGCCTGCGGGCCTATTCCGCGGGGTTGCTTGCGTTCATGCTAATTAAAGTGCTGGCTCCGGGTTTCTTTGCCCGCGAGGACACTAAAACGCCGGTCAAGATCGGTGTTATCGCCATGGTGGCGAACATGGTGTTCAACCTGATACTGATTTTTCCGCTGGCGCATGCCGGACTGGCATTGGCAACCTCCCTGTCGGCCTGGCTGAATGGGTATCTGCTGTGGCGAGGGTTGCGCAAGGAAGGAGCCTGGCAGAGCCAGCCCGGCTGGCCCCGTTTCCTGCTGCAGGTTCTATTCGCCAATGGTGCGTTGGCTGCCGTTATTTTGTGGCTCAAGGCGCCGGTGGCAGTGTGGCTGGCAAACGGCGGTTATCAGCGGGCGGCGGATATGGCGATATTGGTGGGTGCCGGTGTGGCCATTTACTTTGTTGCCCTGGCGCTGGCCGGGGTTCGGGTAAGACATTTCCGCCAGAGGTAA